The DNA region GTTTACAAAGAAACGAAGCGGCCTGGTCTGATAATTACTCCAACCTGGCAGACGGCCATGGACTTCCAGGATGACTTGGCTTTCTTTTTAAGGCAACTGGGAAGTGAACCCGATAAGATCCATCTTTTTCCACAGTGGGAACTTTCTCCCTATGAATTTTTATCACCTCATCGAGAAACCGTCGCCGAGAGGCTTACAATTCTGGATAAACTCCTGAATCATGAAAAGATCCTGGTGGTAACCCCGGTGGAAGCTTTAATGCAGAAACTTCTACCCCGGCAGGTACTTTATCAATTTACTCAGTACGTGGAAGTGGGAGCTGAGATCAACCGGGATGAGTTGGTTGAGCAGCTTATTTATACCGGTTATCATCCTGTGGAAATTGTAGAAGCCCGGGGAGAATTCAGTGTACGGGGTGGAATTCTGGATGTATTCCCTCCAATAGGAGAAAATCCGCTTCGGATCGAATTTTTCGGAGATACCGTTGAATCTATTCGGGAGTTTGATATCACGACCCAAAGATCCATCGCCCAATTGGAAATCGTTACCATCCTTCCCATTCGAGAAGTGGTTCTAAATCAAGAAGCCCTCCAACGAGGCATTGCCAACATAAAAGCCAGAATTGCAGAAATCGGCGCCTCTTACAACACGTTGAATACGCTGATGAACCAGTTGGAGCAAGCGCCCTTTTTCCCGGGGATGGAACGGTATGCTTCTTATTTTTACCCAGATCTGGAAACTTTATTCGATTACCTGGATCCGCAAGGTCTTTTATTTGTAGAGGAAGGATTGGACATAGAACAGGTAGCCAGCAAATTTGAAAGAAAAGTTCAAGAAGGTTATCAGCATGCTCTGGATAAAGGAAGCCCGGTCCCGGATCCTACTTCCCTCTACCTTACGGCCCAACAAGTTAAGGAGCACTTGGAAAGGTGGCAACGAATTGAATTGAATCTGGTGGATTTCTCAGGGGAACAGGAAAGGATGGGAGGATGGGAGTGTGGAAGTAGGGGGATAGAAGGGGATGGGAGCGGGAAGGTAACAACGTCCCCACCCCCCCACCTTCATACCTCCCCACGTATCTCTTACGATCTGGATTTTAAACCCTTGGAATGGGGTTACCTCACAACCCCCGATACAGATGAAAAAGAGCAACATATTGCTTTTTCATCCAAGCGGTTGGCCGAATGGCTCGAACAGGGAAATCGGGTCCTTATCGTTTCCCATACCCGTGTCCAGGCAGAAAGACTGGCGGAACTTCTGGCCGATTATCAGTTAACCCCGGGTCGATACGAAGAGCCAATTCTCTCGGAATTTTTGTTCCAATCCAGGCAAAAACCTGTTTTCGTTCAGCAAACAGATGAGAAAAGGAGTTTCTTAACCCATCTTCTGATCACGACTGGAGATCTCACAGCCGGTTTTTACCTTCCGGATCAAAAACTTGTCCTGGTCGGTGAAGACGAGCTTTTAGGGCGACGTAAGACCATCAAGTACCGGCATAAAGTTCATCGACCCAGCCGATTACTAACGACTCTGGGTGAACTGGAAATCCATGATTTTGTTGTCCATGTGGATCATGGCATTGGGAGATACCTCGGACTGAAAAGGTTGAAAATCCAGGACATGGAAATGGAATGTCTTCATCTGGAGTATCGAGATGGAGATAAGCTCTATGTTCCTATCGATCGGTTAGATCTGGTTCAAAAATATAAAGGGTCTGATGATCATCCCCCTCAGTTGGATAAACTGGGAGGAACCAACTGGGCTCGTGTTAAAGAAAGGGTTAAGGCTTCTATTAAAAAAATGGCCAACGAACTGCTGGAACTCTATGCAGTTCGCCAGGCGCTTCCTGGGTTCTCTTTTTCTTCAGATGACCATCTCTATAAGGAATTTGAAGCCGCCTTTGAATATGAAGAAACGCCGGATCAAACCCGGGCTATTCAAGATGTCCTTAAGGATATGGCAGCCGCCAAGCCGATGGATCGATTGATCTGTGGGGATGTGGGATACGGTAAAACCGAGGTGGCCATGCGGGCGGCTTTCATAAGTATATTGAACGGGAAGCAGGTGGCCGTTCTGGTTCCCACCACAATATTGGCTCAACAGCACCTTCAAACCTTTCAAAGTCGATTTGCTTCGTATCCAGTCCGCATCGAAGTGTTGAGTCGTTTTAAGACCCGGAAGGAGCAGAATGCAATTATAAAAGGACTTAAGGAAGGCACGGTAGATATTGTTATCGGCACGCACCGTCTTCTTCAAAAGGACATCGAGTTTAAAGATCTGGGATTGGTTGTCATCGATGAGGAGCATCGTTTTGGGGTGGCTCATAAGGAAAAACTCCGACAGCTTCGTAAACTGGTAGATGTCCTGACTTTAACTGCGACGCCCATTCCCAGGACCCTCCACATGTCTTTGATGAGCATTCGGGATATGAGTGTGATAGATACTCCTCCGGAAGAGCGTTTGTCTGTGTATACCTATGTGGTTAAATTTGATGAGGGTCTTATCCGGGAAGCTATTCTACGTGAATTAGATCGAGGGGGGCAGGTCTTCTTCGTACACAATCGGGTTAAAAGCATTGAAGCTATGGCGAATTATCTTCGTCGATTAGTTCCTACGGCCCGTATTGTAGTAGCCCATGGCCAATTGGAAGAGAATACCCTAGAAAAGATCATGTTGAAGTTTGTGAACAAGGAGTACGATGTTTTAGTGTGTACGACCATTATCGAATCGGGCCTGGATATTCCCTCCGCAAATACCATCTTTATTAATCGGGCAGATAAGTTCGGGCTTGCCCAACTTTATCAGCTTCGGGGACGGGTAGGTCGATCTAAACACAGAGCCTATGCTTACCTGCTCATTCCCAATGACCGAACCATCCAGGCAACTGCCAAAAAGAGACTCCGGGTTATCCAGGAACTCAGTGATCTCGGCTCTGGATTTAAAATATCGGCCCACGATTTGGAAATTCGAGGCGCCGGAAACCTGCTCGGTGCCGAACAATCGGGACACATTTCCGCCTTAGGATTTGATCTCTACTGTCAGATGATCGCCAATACCGTCAAAGAACTCAAAGGCGAAGCGCTGGAAGAAGAACTCCATCCACAAATAAATCTGGAAATTTCGGCTTATTTCCCCGAGGAGTACATACCGGATATGAAACAACGTCTCGAGATCTATAAAAAGCTCTCTTCGGCTCAGGATTTTGGAAAAGTTCTGGATGTAGAGGACGAAATTAGAGATCGATACGGGGCATTGCCGGAGGAGGTAAAAAATCTGATTACCTTAGCCGAGTTACGGCTCCTTTCTAAAGAACTCCGGATCGAAAGTATCAAATCGGATAAAGAAACAATCCTTATCTGCTGGAATAAAACAAGTTTGATAACCCCCGAACAGCTCGCCAGGGTTGCTAAAAATGCAAAAGGACGGGTTAAAATTCTCTCTACCCGATCGGTAGAACTCTATTTGGGAGGAATCAAAAAAGAAGAACGATTAGGCTTTTTAAAAAATTTCTTGCAGGAATTTAGATAAAGCTCCAGGATTTGTTGTGCCTGGTTTACGGGTGTTTGCTTTTTATTAACAGATTTATTCGGATGGGCTACATCGGACAGCAGGTCCTGGATGCAGGATAAGGGATCCATGAAACATACTTTGCTATTGGCTGGAATACTCTCCGGAATTTTACTTACCTCAAATCTTGTAAAAGGAGAAACTGCCGATCGTATTGTGGCTATTGTTAATGATAAGGTTATTACACTCCGGCAGTTAAAACTCGCAGAGTTTTCTGCCTTACAAAACAAGCCGCAGGATTCTGAGGGAAAATTTTCGGTTGATCAGGCTAAATTATTGGAGGATTTAATCGAGGAAAAATTACTGATCCAGGTCGCCGATAAAGCTGGGATCACCGTAACCGAGGATGAGGTTAATGCGGCCCTGGAGGAAATTAAGAAACGCAACAAAATCTCAGATGATGCAAAGTTCCGAGAAGCTGTGACCCGGGAAGGTCAGAGTTGGGAACAATTCCTGGATGATATCCGGAAGCAAATCAAAGTGGTAAGGCTGGTCAATCGGGAAGTTCGATCGCGGGTTACCGTTGATGAAGCGGAAGTTCGAGATTATTATGAAAAAACTAAGAACTCTTCCGGACCTCCTCCGGAAAAAGTAAAGGTACGTCATATTCTATTTTCCGTTCCGGAGTGGGCCTCCCAGCAGATGGATGAAGATGCCAAAAAAAAAGCAGAAGAGGTCTTGGCTAAGATTAAAGGGGGGTTGGATTTTGCTGAAGCAGCCAGATTATATTCAGACGATCCCTCTAAGGAACGAGGCGGGGATCTGGGAGTTGTCTCCAAGGGACATATGATAAATCCCCTGGATGAAGTGATTTTTAGTCTGAAACCCGGTGAGGTAAGCCAGCCCGTTCGATCCAGTTTAGGATATCATCTTATAAAAGTCGAGGAAAAAATAAATGTAGAAGTAGAAGCTTTGGAAACCGCCAAGGAACAGATCCGTAATCTTCTCTTTCAACAAAAAGTAGAATCCCTCTATAAAGACTGGATTAAGAAATTAAAATCTGAGGCCTATATTGAAATTAAGGAGGAAGCTTTACACTGAGATTAGATCTCTTTTTGAAAATGAGTCGTTTGAGTAAACGTCGGTCCCTGGCAAAGGAGCTTTGTGAGAAAGAACTGGTTCGGGTAAACGGTCAAATTGCCAAAGCTTCAAAAGAAATCAAACCAGGAGATATCATTCACGTAGAATCCTGGAACCGGCGTTTGGTGGTCAAAGTGTTGCAGGTTCCTGAAGGGCCTTTAAAGAAAAAAGAGGCCGATAGGTTATACGAAGTTTTAGAGGATATAAGAAAAGAAACTGAATTTTAAAGGGTAAGTTGTCAAGGGATCCCCTGAATCCTTGACAATGAACGGCTAACAATTAGAATGGCCTGGTTTAGGCGAGATAAAGAAGTAAAAAGTAATATCGAAACCCCTAAAAAGAGGGTCCCCGAAGGGTTATGGATTAAATGCGACTCCTGTAAGGAGATGGTATATCGAAAAGAAGTTGAGAAGAATTTAAAAGTATGTCCCAAATGCAATTACCACTACCGTCTGACCTATCAGGAAAGACTTAAAATGCTTTTTGATGACGAAGCTTATCAGGAATTCGATACCAACCTTCGATCTGCGGACCCTTTAAAATTTAAGGATTCAAAAAAATACAAGGACCGATTGAAGGCTGCCAAAGCTAAAACCGGGTTAGAAGAAGCGGTAGTCTCTGCGGAGGGAAAAATCGGGGGAATTCCGGTTATTCTCTGTGTGTTAGAATTTGGATTTATGGGGGGGAGTATGGGTTCTGTAGTCGGTGAAAAAGTTACCCGGGCCATTGAACGGGCGATTCTGGAAAGAAAACCCCTTATTATTATTTCCTGTTCTGGAGGAGCCCGTATGCAGGAAGGAATTCTCTCCCTGATGCAAATGGCTAAAATTAGTGCAGCCCTTGGACGGTTAAGTAAAGCCGGCCTACTTTATATCTCCATCCTGACAGATCCTACAACCGGTGGTGTAACGGCCAGTTTTGCTATGTTAGGGGATATTATTCTGGCAGAGCCTGGCGCTCTGATTGGATTTGCAGGACCGAGGGTCATCCAGCAGACCATACGCCAGGAGCTACCTCCGGGTTTTCAAACTTCGGAATTTCTTCTCCAGCATGGAATTATTGACATGGTAGTCCCAAGGAAAAATATGAAAGCTACTCTGGATAAACTCCTGAATTTTTTTGTCTCCTAAAGTTTAGCCACAAAGACGCCCAGATACCTCTCTTAATGAGTCCGGAAGTCGGAGTATCTTTGTGGTTAATTATTTATTTTGAGTTCCTACATGATGACTTACCAGCAGGTTTTAGATTATCTCCTGAGCTTTAAACCTTCGGTTATTCGCCTGGGACTTGAAAAGATTCGGTATATCCTCAAAGAGTTTGGTGATCCCCAGGATCGGTTTCCGTCCGTTTTGATAGCGGGAACAAATGGTAAAGGTTCTACCACGGCCATGGTCAGTTCCATTCTTCAGGCAGAGGGATGGAAGGTGGGAAGTTATACCTCTCCACATCTCCTGGACTTTCGAGAAAGAATTACGATAAATGGGAATCTTATTCCAGAGGAAGATCTGATCACCCTGACCGAGGAATTTATACAGATTTTATCCGAGATCGGATCCAGGAAGCCTGTTGAAGCTTCACAAAACCTGACCTTTTTTGAAGTTGTAACAATTCTGGCTTTTTTGTATTTCGCTCAACAACAAATAGATATCGCTGTTCTGGAAGTAGGATTAGGTGGGCGACTGGATGCAACCAATGTAGTGAATCCCCTGGTATCGATTATTACCAACATTTCCATGGACCATGAAAATTATTTAGGATCTACCCGTCGGGAGATTGCCAGAGAAAAAGCCGGTATTGTTAAAGAAAATGGAATTTGTCTTACCGCCTGTGAACCTGGGGAAGCTCTGGAAGAAATAGAAGCCATATGCCACCGGAAAAATGCTCAACTTTTTAAATGGGGGACCCACTTTACCACCTCTCCCATCCAGAGTAGTTTAGCCGGTCAGATATTCTCTTATCAGGGAATGACCCAAAGCTATGATCAACTGGAAATTTCTCTCTTGGGAAGGCATCAAATTCTTAATGCAGCTCTTGCTGTAGGCACGATGGAACTCTTGAAATCTCGAGGGTTTCCTGTGCAGGAAGCTAATCTTCGAAAAGGCCTAAAGGCTGCGCGAAACCCGGGTCGATTAGAAATAATCGGACGGTCTCCCATGGTAGTTCTCGATGCAGCTCACAATCCCGGGGGAGCAGAGGCCCTGTCCAAGGCCCTGGTTGAATTATTTACTTATGATCAGCTTATTTTGGTAATGGGCATTTTAAGGGATAAAGATATCCGGGGTATTTTTAAAGCGCTTTTTCCCATCGCTTCCCAACTTATTTTTACACAACCCCAAAATACAGAACGGGCAACTCCGGCTGAAGAATTAGCCCGTATAGCCCAGGAAATGCATAGGGATAAATATGAGGTTGTCTCTCAAGTTTCCAAAGCTATTGAATTAGCCCATCGTCGAGCAACGCCTGAGAGCTTAATCTGTATTACGGGTTCTCTCTATACCATTGCCGAGGCGAAACAATTTTATGCAGACATAAAACATAATGGGTAATATCCTAAAGAACGCGAAGAATTTTATAAATCCCCCAGGAATAAAACATACAAAGAGTACTTGAGATTCTTCCTGTTCTTCGTGGTTAGAAAATGGCAGAAATTTTACCCTTCAAAGGTATTCGTTACAATCTTAATAAAGTAGGCGATTTAGCCCTTGTGGTTTCTCCTCCTTACGATGTGATCTCACAGGAGGAACAAGAAAATTATTATAAGCTCCATCCCTATAATGTGATTCGTTTAATTTTTGGAAAAGATCTTCCCGGGGATACAGAAGAAGAGAATAAGTATACCCGGGCGGCCAGATATTTTCAGGAATGGATGAATCAACGTATCCTGGTGCAGGATGAGCAACCAGCTATCTATCTTTATCGCCAGGATTATCGCCTGCCTTATGAAGAAAAAGAGAAAAGCCTGACAGGTTTCATCGCTCTGGTTCACATAGATGAGGCTACCAGTAGTAATACGATTTACCCACACGAACATACCATGCCGGCTACGGTAGCCGATCGGTTAAATGTCGTCAAAGCTTGTAAAGCAGATTTATCTCCGTTGTTTGCCCTTTATTCAGATAGGGAAAGTCAGATCCGGAGTATTTTAGTTTCCGAAATGCAAGCTCAACCTATTCTCAAGTTGAAAGATCTGGAAGAAGTTCAACATCAGGTCTGGAGGATTCAAAATACCGAAAAGATTAAAGCAATCCAATCAAAAATAAGAAATAAAGCTCTGGTCATCGCCGATGGGCATCATCGGTACGAAGCAGCAAAATTATTCCGGGATTATATGTGGGCTTTGGATCCTCATCCTTCAGAGTTCAAACTGTATAATTACGTTATGATGCAACTGGTAGCCATAGAGGATGAAGGATTGACTATTTTTCCCATTCACAGGCTGGTACGGGGTCTAAGTAACTTTAAAGAGGATCTGTTTTTAAAGCAGTTAGAGCAATTTTTTCATATCGATACCTTTAAACTTGACGAAAAAGAAAAAACTGCTAAAGTAAGCTTTATTCTTAATCGGTTGAGAATGGACTCTGAGCTTAGCCATCGGTTTTTTGTCTACAGTGGACAAAATAAAGTGTACGGCCTGACATTAAAAGACTTGAAAGCCTATGAGCAGATTGCCGATTTAACTCTACCCGAAGTTCTCAGAAATTTAGATGTAAGTATACTGCAGACGCTTATTTTTGATCATATTTTGGAAGGGAAAGAAAAACCTTTAGAGATCTCTTACACAAGGGAAGAAGGAAAGGCTTTAGAGCTGATCGACACAGGGCAATATCAAATAGCATTTCTTTTAAGTCCCACGCGGGTATCTCAGGTGGTAGAAGTAGCAACCCTGAGGAGACGGATGCCGCCTAAATCCACTTATTTTTACCCGAAACCTTTGACCGGAATCGTAATGAATAAAATATCCTGGTGAGAACCCTTTAGAGCAGGGAATGCTTCCTTCAGTTTAAGCTATGGTTTCAGGTGGGCATGGTAGTTTAGATACCTGGCAAAGTTTGATCAAAGGAAAGGTTCTGTTCCGGGAGCCTTTAAGTAAGTATACGACTTTTCGAATAGGAGGACCGGCTGAGTGGATGGTTTTTCCTTTGGATCTCCAGGATGTGCAGACGGCGGTAGCGTATGCCCACGATCAGGGTATGAAAATTTTTGTTCTGGGAGGCGGTTCCAATTTATTAGTGGCCGATGAAGGGATTCCGGGGGTTGTACTGAATCTGAGTAAGGGGTTTAATTATGCCCACTTCCAAGATACGCTGGTCATTGTTGGGGCCGGATATAGTCTTCCCCGGCTTGTCACCGAGGCTGTGAAGCGTGGGTTAACGGGATTGGAGTGTGCAACAGGAGTGCCGGGAACTGTGGGGGGCGCTGTGAGAATGAATGCAGGTACCCGAGAGGCTGGGATCGGAGATATTATCGTCCAATTAAAGCTCCTTCACAATAATGGAATCCTGAAGACTTTAGAACAAAAAGATTTAAAATTTCAGTACCGAGAATCCAACCTTCCCGCCGAGAGTATTATATTAGAAGTGGTACTGAATTTGAGAAAGGGAAATCAGAAGACCCTCCGGGAAGATATCCACAGACGTTTGATAAGTAGAAAAGCCACACAGCCGCTTTCATACCCCAATGCAGGCTCTATTTTTAAAAATCCTCCGGGGGAGTATGCCGGTCGTCTCATCGAAAAGGTGGGATTAAAAGGGACTCGCGTAGGTGATGCCGAGATTTCTTTGTTACATGGTAATTTTATTGTTAATAAAGGATCTGCAACTGCCAAAGATGTGATGGCTCTCATTCGAATGGCCAGACAAAAAGTCTGGAAAGAAACCGGAATTAAGCTTGAACTGGAAGTTAAGTTATGGGGTTTAAACGAGGAAGGATAGAAGATAGAGAACTGCGGTTCGATAGGTATCGACCTGTGATTCTCAGTCCTCGATCCTTGTGTGTTTGATAAAGTCATTTTTTTTGTACAGGGAATGATCCTTCTGATGATGGCCCTATGTGTTTATCTTTATATGGGAAATTCGCCTCACTTTGAAGTTTCCTCCATTAAAGTCAAGGGAAATATTTTTTTGTCATCCTCAGAAGTTATAAAGAAAGCAGGTATTCAGCTCCACACCAATATCTTGAAAATTAAACCTGAAGAAATAAAAAATCGATTAGACCAGGAAGTATGGATTAAAAGAGCGACGATTCGTAGAGAGTTACCCAATCGGATTATCATTGAGTTGCAAGAGCGAGAGCCGTTTATGATTTGGGTAGGAGGGACCAAACAGGACGGAAGAAGATATCTGGTAGATCGAGAAGGAGTTCTACTTAAAGAGGTTCAGGAAGGGGAGGAAGTGGCCCGCAATCTTCCGATTTTTACCACCAGTTCTTTGATTCCTTTAACCTCCAGAGAGTCTGAGCCGGAGATGGTTTATGTCCAAAAGATCATTCCTGAGATTGCAAAGATTCTTCAAGAAGACATTTTTTTATTCAAGAAAATAAAAGAAATTCATCTTTCCGGAACGGGTAGTCTAACCCTCGTTCCGGATACCGGAACTCCGGAGATAAGGGTTCACTTACTCGATTATCAAAGGAATTTAGAATATTTCAAGAGGTTACTTCCCCAATTAGATGTGACGCATCTAGAATATGTAGACTTAAGATTTAAAAAGAGAGTGGTAATTAAGCCAAATAATAGTTGACTTATTTAAAAACTGTGTTATTGTCTTTGCAGTCTACGATTGGACCTGGCTAATCATAGCTAATTTGATAAAAAACGGTGCTTTCTCCCCGGGTCAAAACCGGGAGTATCTGCACCGAAAGGTTGGTGAATAAGGGGTGGCTAAAACAGGTCGAATTATAGCAGGTTTAGATATAGGCACGACCAAAATATGTGCCATTGTAGGCGAGGTCAATGAAGATGACCAGGTAGACATCATCGGAATTGGTAATACGCCGTCTCAAGGACTTCGTAAGGGTGTAGTGGTTAACATAGAAAGCACAGTTAAATCCATCGAGAGGGCGGTTCGGGAAGCGGAATTGATGGCAGGAGTCGAACTTCACTCTGCCTTTGTAGGTATCGCGGGTGGACATATTCGAGGGATCAACAGTCGTGGTGTGATTGCGGTATCTGGAAAAAATAAAGAGATTACCCCCCAAGATGTGAGACGGGTCATCGATGCAGCGAAAGCCGTATCTATTCCTGTGGACAGAGAAGTTATCCATATTCTTCCCCAAGAGTTTATCATTGACGATCAAGATGGAATTAAGGAACCCCTGGGCATGACAGGGGTCAGGCTGGAAGTGGAAGTCCATATTGTAACGGCTGCTGTGACCTCGGCTCAAAATATTATTAAAAGTGTGAATCGGGCTGGATTGAATGTGGAAGATATCGTCCTCGAGCAGTTAGCTTCCAGCAAAGCGACCCTGACACCGGATGAAAGAGAGATTGGAGTTGCCTTAGTAGATATTGGGGGTGGAACGACCGATATAATTGTCTTTGTAGATGGTAAAGTTTGTCATACGGCGGTTCTGGCTCTGGGAGGAAATCATGTGACCAACGATATTGCCGTAGGTCTTAGAACACCCACCGGCGAAGCTGAAAGGATCAAAAGGAGGTACGGTTGTGCCCTCTCTTCCCTAGTCTCGGAAGATGAAACTATTGAAGTGCCCAGCGTTGGAGGTAGAAAGCCTAGGGTTTTATCCCGACAAATCCTGAGTGAGATTATAGAACCTCGGATGGAAGAAATTTTCAGTTTGGTTCATCGAGAACTTAAACGAACCGGATATGATCACTTGATGGCAGCCGGAATTGTAGTAACCGGTGGCACAGCTATCATGGAAGGAGTTCCCGACCTTGCCGAGCAAGTCTTTGATTTACCGGTCAGAAGAGGAATGCCTATGAATATAGGCGGGTTGGTAGATGTTGTGAACAGTCCTATATATGCTACTGGGGTAGGACTTGTTCTATACGGGGTGGAACATGGTTCTCAAGGAAAGTTCAATAAAGCAGACGATGATAATCTCTTTCAACGGGTTGTGGCTCGCATGAAACAGTGGTTCGGGGAGTTTTTTTAATTAAATCTATAAAGGAGGCATGTATATGGATATGGACTTCGAAGAAACCAGTAGTATGAGAGCTAAAATTAAGGTTATCGGGGTCGGTGGGGGGGGCGGAAATGCGGTAAATCGAATGATCAGCGCTGGATTGGAAGGTGTTGAGTTTATTGCAACCAATACAGACGTTCAGGTTTTAAAACAAAACTTAGCCCCTAAGAAATATCAATTGGGTGCAAAATTAACCAAAGGACTGGGAGCTGGTTCAGATCCTTTAATAGGTAAAAACGCAGCCCTTGAAGATGAAGATTTATTGGCAGAAATGGTAGGGGATGCCGATATGGTATTCATTACAGCGGGCATGGGGGGGGGCACAGGAACCGGAGCTTCTCCTATCATTGCAGCAAAGGCAAAAGAACTGGGTGCTTTGACCGTTGCGGTGGTC from Candidatus Limnocylindrales bacterium includes:
- the mfd gene encoding transcription-repair coupling factor translates to MNFTALLDSIKTGAHQVSLSGLWGSSKALIPALVYKETKRPGLIITPTWQTAMDFQDDLAFFLRQLGSEPDKIHLFPQWELSPYEFLSPHRETVAERLTILDKLLNHEKILVVTPVEALMQKLLPRQVLYQFTQYVEVGAEINRDELVEQLIYTGYHPVEIVEARGEFSVRGGILDVFPPIGENPLRIEFFGDTVESIREFDITTQRSIAQLEIVTILPIREVVLNQEALQRGIANIKARIAEIGASYNTLNTLMNQLEQAPFFPGMERYASYFYPDLETLFDYLDPQGLLFVEEGLDIEQVASKFERKVQEGYQHALDKGSPVPDPTSLYLTAQQVKEHLERWQRIELNLVDFSGEQERMGGWECGSRGIEGDGSGKVTTSPPPHLHTSPRISYDLDFKPLEWGYLTTPDTDEKEQHIAFSSKRLAEWLEQGNRVLIVSHTRVQAERLAELLADYQLTPGRYEEPILSEFLFQSRQKPVFVQQTDEKRSFLTHLLITTGDLTAGFYLPDQKLVLVGEDELLGRRKTIKYRHKVHRPSRLLTTLGELEIHDFVVHVDHGIGRYLGLKRLKIQDMEMECLHLEYRDGDKLYVPIDRLDLVQKYKGSDDHPPQLDKLGGTNWARVKERVKASIKKMANELLELYAVRQALPGFSFSSDDHLYKEFEAAFEYEETPDQTRAIQDVLKDMAAAKPMDRLICGDVGYGKTEVAMRAAFISILNGKQVAVLVPTTILAQQHLQTFQSRFASYPVRIEVLSRFKTRKEQNAIIKGLKEGTVDIVIGTHRLLQKDIEFKDLGLVVIDEEHRFGVAHKEKLRQLRKLVDVLTLTATPIPRTLHMSLMSIRDMSVIDTPPEERLSVYTYVVKFDEGLIREAILRELDRGGQVFFVHNRVKSIEAMANYLRRLVPTARIVVAHGQLEENTLEKIMLKFVNKEYDVLVCTTIIESGLDIPSANTIFINRADKFGLAQLYQLRGRVGRSKHRAYAYLLIPNDRTIQATAKKRLRVIQELSDLGSGFKISAHDLEIRGAGNLLGAEQSGHISALGFDLYCQMIANTVKELKGEALEEELHPQINLEISAYFPEEYIPDMKQRLEIYKKLSSAQDFGKVLDVEDEIRDRYGALPEEVKNLITLAELRLLSKELRIESIKSDKETILICWNKTSLITPEQLARVAKNAKGRVKILSTRSVELYLGGIKKEERLGFLKNFLQEFR
- a CDS encoding peptidylprolyl isomerase, with protein sequence MKHTLLLAGILSGILLTSNLVKGETADRIVAIVNDKVITLRQLKLAEFSALQNKPQDSEGKFSVDQAKLLEDLIEEKLLIQVADKAGITVTEDEVNAALEEIKKRNKISDDAKFREAVTREGQSWEQFLDDIRKQIKVVRLVNREVRSRVTVDEAEVRDYYEKTKNSSGPPPEKVKVRHILFSVPEWASQQMDEDAKKKAEEVLAKIKGGLDFAEAARLYSDDPSKERGGDLGVVSKGHMINPLDEVIFSLKPGEVSQPVRSSLGYHLIKVEEKINVEVEALETAKEQIRNLLFQQKVESLYKDWIKKLKSEAYIEIKEEALH
- a CDS encoding RNA-binding S4 domain-containing protein produces the protein MRLDLFLKMSRLSKRRSLAKELCEKELVRVNGQIAKASKEIKPGDIIHVESWNRRLVVKVLQVPEGPLKKKEADRLYEVLEDIRKETEF
- the accD gene encoding acetyl-CoA carboxylase, carboxyltransferase subunit beta; translated protein: MAWFRRDKEVKSNIETPKKRVPEGLWIKCDSCKEMVYRKEVEKNLKVCPKCNYHYRLTYQERLKMLFDDEAYQEFDTNLRSADPLKFKDSKKYKDRLKAAKAKTGLEEAVVSAEGKIGGIPVILCVLEFGFMGGSMGSVVGEKVTRAIERAILERKPLIIISCSGGARMQEGILSLMQMAKISAALGRLSKAGLLYISILTDPTTGGVTASFAMLGDIILAEPGALIGFAGPRVIQQTIRQELPPGFQTSEFLLQHGIIDMVVPRKNMKATLDKLLNFFVS
- a CDS encoding folylpolyglutamate synthase/dihydrofolate synthase family protein, encoding MMTYQQVLDYLLSFKPSVIRLGLEKIRYILKEFGDPQDRFPSVLIAGTNGKGSTTAMVSSILQAEGWKVGSYTSPHLLDFRERITINGNLIPEEDLITLTEEFIQILSEIGSRKPVEASQNLTFFEVVTILAFLYFAQQQIDIAVLEVGLGGRLDATNVVNPLVSIITNISMDHENYLGSTRREIAREKAGIVKENGICLTACEPGEALEEIEAICHRKNAQLFKWGTHFTTSPIQSSLAGQIFSYQGMTQSYDQLEISLLGRHQILNAALAVGTMELLKSRGFPVQEANLRKGLKAARNPGRLEIIGRSPMVVLDAAHNPGGAEALSKALVELFTYDQLILVMGILRDKDIRGIFKALFPIASQLIFTQPQNTERATPAEELARIAQEMHRDKYEVVSQVSKAIELAHRRATPESLICITGSLYTIAEAKQFYADIKHNG
- a CDS encoding DUF1015 domain-containing protein; its protein translation is MAEILPFKGIRYNLNKVGDLALVVSPPYDVISQEEQENYYKLHPYNVIRLIFGKDLPGDTEEENKYTRAARYFQEWMNQRILVQDEQPAIYLYRQDYRLPYEEKEKSLTGFIALVHIDEATSSNTIYPHEHTMPATVADRLNVVKACKADLSPLFALYSDRESQIRSILVSEMQAQPILKLKDLEEVQHQVWRIQNTEKIKAIQSKIRNKALVIADGHHRYEAAKLFRDYMWALDPHPSEFKLYNYVMMQLVAIEDEGLTIFPIHRLVRGLSNFKEDLFLKQLEQFFHIDTFKLDEKEKTAKVSFILNRLRMDSELSHRFFVYSGQNKVYGLTLKDLKAYEQIADLTLPEVLRNLDVSILQTLIFDHILEGKEKPLEISYTREEGKALELIDTGQYQIAFLLSPTRVSQVVEVATLRRRMPPKSTYFYPKPLTGIVMNKISW
- the murB gene encoding UDP-N-acetylmuramate dehydrogenase; amino-acid sequence: MVSGGHGSLDTWQSLIKGKVLFREPLSKYTTFRIGGPAEWMVFPLDLQDVQTAVAYAHDQGMKIFVLGGGSNLLVADEGIPGVVLNLSKGFNYAHFQDTLVIVGAGYSLPRLVTEAVKRGLTGLECATGVPGTVGGAVRMNAGTREAGIGDIIVQLKLLHNNGILKTLEQKDLKFQYRESNLPAESIILEVVLNLRKGNQKTLREDIHRRLISRKATQPLSYPNAGSIFKNPPGEYAGRLIEKVGLKGTRVGDAEISLLHGNFIVNKGSATAKDVMALIRMARQKVWKETGIKLELEVKLWGLNEEG